A genomic segment from Gossypium hirsutum isolate 1008001.06 chromosome D04, Gossypium_hirsutum_v2.1, whole genome shotgun sequence encodes:
- the LOC107934322 gene encoding cyclin-dependent kinase B1-2, producing MEKYEKLEKVGEGTYGKVYKAKDKASGQLVALKKTRLEMDEEGVPPTALREVSLLQMLSQSLYIVRLLCVEHVDTNKNGGSKANLYLVFEYLDTDLKKFMDSHRKGPNPRPLPPSLIQSFLFQLCKGVAHCHSHGVLHRDLKPQNLLLDKEKGILKIADLGLGRAFTVPLKSYTHEIVTLWYRAPEVLLGSTHYSTAVDMWSVGCIFAEMVRRQALFPGDSEFQQLLHIFRLLGTPTEKQWPGVTSLRDWHVYPRWEPQNLERAVPSLSPEGVDLLSKMLKYDPAERISAKAAMDHPYFDSLDKSQF from the exons ATGGAAAAGTACGAGAAGCTGGAGAAGGTAGGGGAGGGTACCTACGGCAAGGTTTACAAGGCCAAAGACAAGGCAAGCGGCCAGTTGGTGGCCCTCAAGAAGACTCGTCTTGAGATGGACGAGGAAGGCGTCCCTCCCACTGCTCTCCGTGAGGTCTCCCTCCTCCAAATGCTTTCCCAGTCTCTCTACATTGTTCGTCTCCTTTGCGTCGAGCACGTCGACACCAACAAGAACGGCGGCTCTAAGGCCAATCTCTACTTGGTTTTTGAGTACCTTGATACCGATCTCAAGAAGTTCATGGATTCCCATCGCAAGGGTCCTAACCCCAGGCCCCTTCCTCCTTCCCTCATTCAGTCCTTTCTCTTCCAGCTTTGCAAAGGTGTCGCCCACTGCCACAGCCACGGCGTCCTCCATCGCGATCTCAAGCCCCAGAATCTTCTCCTCGACAAGGAAAAGGGTATCCTCAAAATTGCAGATCTGGGTCTTGGCCGTGCTTTCACTGTTCCTCTCAAAAGCTATACTCATGAGATCGTAACGCTCTGGTACAGGGCCCCTGAGGTTCTGCTTGGCTCTACTCACTACTCCACCGCCGTCGACATGTGGTCTGTTGGATGCATCTTCGCCGAAATGGTTAGAAGGCAAGCATTGTTCCCGGGGGATTCTGAATTCCAGCAATTGCTCCACATTTTCAG GTTACTGGGCACCCCAACTGAGAAGCAATGGCCTGGGGTTACCTCTCTAAGGGATTGGCACGTGTACCCACGGTGGGAGCCTCAGAACTTGGAACGCGCTGTTCCTTCCCTTTCTCCTGAAGGGGTTGATCTCCTCTCT